In one window of Oscillatoria sp. FACHB-1407 DNA:
- a CDS encoding ABC-F family ATP-binding cassette domain-containing protein, with protein sequence MLRLEHISKIYPTGEVLKDVNWEVKPGDRIGLVGVNGAGKSTQLKIIAGKVEPTSGEIIRPSGLHIAYLTQEFEVDPGRTVREEFWRAFDEANRVHEALTEIHRQMETADPERLDQLIHKMDRLQRQFEALDGYSLDARIEKILPELGFELEDGDRLVDSFSGGWQMRMSLGKILLQEPDLLLLDEPTNHLDLETIEWLETYLKGLTTPMVIVSHDREFLDRLCTQIVETERGVSTTYLGNYSTYLQQKEENQQAQLSAYERQQKELEKQQAFVDRFRASATRSTQAKSREKQLEKIERIEAPTAGLRTLHFRFPPAPRSGREVVIIKDLTHAYNDKILFLGAELLIERGDRIAVLGPNGAGKSTLLHLIMGMEQPTEGIVKLGDHNVIPGYFEQNQAEALDLEKTVMETIHDEMPDWTNEEVRTLLGRFLFAGDTVFKKVEALSGGEKARLALAKMLLRPANLLILDEPTNHLDIPAKEMLEEAIQNYDGTMIIVSHDRYFISQVANKIVEIRDGEFRLYRGDYHYYMDKIAEEKEKVRLEAIEAEKAAKAAAKREKQKQKEKARKG encoded by the coding sequence ATGCTTCGACTGGAACACATCAGCAAAATTTATCCCACTGGCGAAGTCTTAAAAGATGTTAACTGGGAGGTCAAACCAGGCGATCGCATCGGTCTGGTGGGTGTCAACGGAGCAGGCAAATCGACTCAACTGAAGATCATCGCTGGTAAGGTTGAGCCGACCAGCGGCGAGATTATTCGTCCTTCAGGGTTGCACATTGCCTATCTGACCCAGGAGTTTGAAGTTGATCCCGGTCGAACCGTACGGGAAGAATTTTGGCGGGCGTTTGATGAAGCCAACCGAGTGCATGAAGCCCTGACCGAAATTCATCGCCAGATGGAAACGGCTGACCCTGAGAGGTTGGACCAGTTAATCCACAAAATGGATCGCCTACAACGCCAGTTTGAAGCCCTGGATGGCTACTCGCTGGATGCTCGAATTGAAAAGATTTTGCCGGAACTGGGGTTTGAGCTAGAGGATGGCGATCGCCTGGTCGATTCTTTTAGTGGCGGTTGGCAAATGCGGATGAGTTTGGGCAAAATTCTGCTGCAAGAACCCGATTTGCTGCTGCTGGACGAGCCGACAAACCACCTTGATCTGGAAACTATTGAGTGGTTGGAAACCTATCTCAAAGGATTGACTACACCCATGGTGATTGTCTCCCATGACCGGGAGTTCCTCGATCGCCTCTGCACCCAGATCGTTGAAACCGAACGGGGCGTTTCTACGACCTATTTGGGCAACTACAGCACTTACCTCCAGCAAAAAGAGGAAAACCAGCAGGCACAACTCAGTGCCTATGAGCGGCAACAGAAGGAACTGGAAAAACAACAAGCTTTTGTCGATCGCTTTAGAGCCAGTGCTACCCGTAGCACTCAGGCCAAAAGCCGCGAGAAACAACTGGAAAAAATTGAGCGGATCGAGGCTCCAACAGCAGGACTCCGAACGCTGCATTTCCGCTTTCCGCCCGCCCCCCGCAGTGGTCGCGAAGTGGTCATCATCAAGGATTTGACTCACGCCTACAATGACAAAATTTTGTTTTTAGGGGCTGAGCTGTTAATCGAACGGGGCGATCGCATCGCAGTTCTTGGTCCCAATGGAGCAGGCAAATCGACTCTGCTGCATCTGATTATGGGAATGGAGCAGCCGACCGAAGGGATCGTAAAGTTAGGGGATCATAACGTAATCCCCGGATATTTTGAACAAAATCAAGCGGAAGCGTTAGATCTAGAGAAGACGGTCATGGAAACCATCCATGATGAGATGCCCGATTGGACAAATGAGGAAGTGCGAACATTGCTAGGGCGGTTTCTCTTTGCTGGAGATACTGTTTTCAAAAAGGTAGAGGCACTCAGCGGTGGCGAAAAAGCCCGTCTGGCTCTAGCAAAGATGCTGCTCCGTCCTGCCAACTTGTTAATTCTCGATGAGCCGACAAATCATCTGGATATCCCCGCTAAAGAGATGCTAGAGGAGGCAATTCAAAACTATGACGGAACGATGATCATTGTGTCTCATGACCGATATTTCATCAGTCAAGTAGCGAATAAAATTGTTGAAATTCGAGATGGAGAATTTCGTCTCTATCGTGGTGATTACCACTATTACATGGACAAAATTGCGGAAGAAAAAGAGAAAGTTAGACTAGAGGCGATCGAGGCTGAAAAAGCGGCTAAAGCGGCTGCTAAACGTGAAAAACAAAAACAGAAAGAGAAAGCCCGAAAAGGTTAA
- the gpmI gene encoding 2,3-bisphosphoglycerate-independent phosphoglycerate mutase: protein MAQAPISPVVLVILDGWGYREDTDGNAVAVADTPIIDSLWAAYPRTLIRTSGKDVGLPDGQMGNSEVGHLNIGAGRVVPQELVRISDAVEDGTLLSNSALVKVCQEVQRSGGKLHLVGLCSEGGVHSHLNHLLGLLDLAKDQQLTDVCIHAVTDGRDTKPTDGLEAIQRIQAYTEKIGLGRIVTLSGRYYTMDRDHRWDRTQKAYETMVQDGAGSGISALEALQASYNEGVTDEFVVPTRLAPGAVEPGDGVIFFNFRPDRARQLTQVFVDPNFKGFEREQITPLTFATFTQYDPSLPVLVAFEPQNLNNILGQVIAQHGLRQFRTAETEKYAHVTYFFNGGIEEPFEGEDRELVMSPMVATYDRAPAMSADQVTDVAIAAVEKRIYSLIVINYANPDMVGHTGQMDATVTALETVDRCLGRLLDSIIKAGGTTLITADHGNAEIMWDEQGNPWTAHTTNPVPFILVEGEGRKIPGHGTEVVFRSDGRLCDIAPTILEILKLPQPAEMTGRSLLEPVGFDVRANRTPVRLSL, encoded by the coding sequence ATGGCACAAGCGCCGATCTCTCCAGTGGTGCTAGTCATCCTAGACGGGTGGGGTTACCGTGAAGACACAGATGGTAATGCCGTCGCTGTCGCCGACACGCCAATTATCGATAGCCTTTGGGCTGCTTATCCAAGAACCCTGATTCGCACATCCGGCAAAGATGTTGGTTTGCCTGACGGACAAATGGGTAATTCCGAGGTGGGACATCTCAACATCGGTGCGGGGCGGGTTGTTCCTCAAGAATTGGTTCGTATTAGCGACGCCGTTGAAGATGGAACGCTACTTAGCAACTCTGCTCTTGTCAAAGTGTGTCAAGAGGTGCAGCGCAGTGGTGGTAAGTTGCATCTGGTGGGCCTGTGTTCTGAAGGTGGGGTTCACTCCCATCTCAATCACCTACTGGGCTTACTGGATCTGGCAAAAGATCAACAATTGACCGATGTCTGTATCCATGCCGTGACCGATGGACGCGACACAAAACCGACGGATGGGCTGGAGGCAATTCAACGCATTCAGGCTTACACCGAGAAGATCGGCTTGGGCCGCATCGTTACTCTGAGCGGTCGCTACTACACCATGGATCGGGATCATCGTTGGGATCGGACTCAAAAAGCCTACGAGACGATGGTTCAAGATGGAGCAGGTAGCGGCATTTCAGCATTAGAAGCGTTGCAAGCCTCTTACAACGAAGGTGTGACTGATGAGTTTGTCGTGCCTACTCGTTTGGCTCCTGGTGCTGTTGAACCGGGTGACGGAGTCATTTTCTTTAACTTCCGTCCTGACCGTGCCCGTCAGTTGACTCAGGTGTTTGTCGATCCCAACTTTAAGGGCTTTGAGCGGGAACAGATCACACCTCTCACCTTTGCAACCTTTACCCAGTACGATCCCAGCTTGCCCGTGTTAGTGGCATTTGAGCCACAAAACCTCAACAACATTCTGGGACAGGTGATTGCCCAACACGGGTTGCGCCAATTCCGCACGGCTGAAACTGAGAAATATGCCCATGTTACCTATTTCTTTAACGGCGGTATTGAGGAACCCTTTGAGGGTGAAGATCGGGAACTGGTCATGAGCCCAATGGTGGCAACCTACGATCGCGCTCCTGCCATGTCAGCCGATCAGGTTACCGATGTGGCGATCGCTGCTGTTGAAAAGCGCATCTATTCTCTGATTGTGATCAACTACGCTAATCCTGACATGGTGGGTCACACCGGACAGATGGATGCCACTGTGACGGCACTGGAAACGGTCGATCGCTGTTTGGGTCGATTGTTAGACAGCATCATCAAGGCAGGGGGCACAACCCTGATCACGGCTGATCACGGTAATGCGGAGATCATGTGGGATGAGCAGGGCAACCCCTGGACAGCACACACGACAAACCCCGTCCCCTTTATTCTGGTTGAAGGCGAAGGGCGTAAGATACCCGGACATGGCACAGAAGTCGTATTCCGGTCTGATGGGCGGTTGTGTGACATTGCTCCAACTATCCTGGAGATCTTGAAACTGCCTCAACCCGCTGAAATGACAGGGCGATCGCTCCTGGAGCCTGTAGGGTTTGATGTGCGGGCAAACCGTACCCCCGTACGTTTGTCTCTGTAA
- the secG gene encoding preprotein translocase subunit SecG — protein MTLITILRTIWAISAVCLIIVVLLHSPKGDGLGGLGGQAQLFTSTKSAETTLNRVTWILTILFIGLTILMSPKLLGQLG, from the coding sequence ATGACCCTTATTACCATCCTTCGTACTATTTGGGCGATCTCAGCCGTATGTTTGATCATCGTGGTGTTGCTTCATAGCCCCAAAGGTGATGGACTGGGCGGATTAGGAGGACAAGCACAACTCTTTACCAGCACCAAGAGTGCCGAAACGACATTGAACCGAGTCACCTGGATTCTCACAATCCTCTTTATTGGTCTGACGATTCTGATGAGTCCTAAGCTCTTAGGTCAGTTGGGTTAA
- a CDS encoding peptidase, whose product MRRWSRLTRFWLGLVFTALFTVLTVGWLNASGIAQESSAPSTPPLPPLQVHPLPVSLAQWQDDTQQGNYFLQVSPTEVGYLIWSRFPVRVFVEPVDTASSEANRDRAQHWVNAVTEAVQEWNRYLPLTMVESADNADITVWRRSPTLQQSNGTLRARSAETRYTLYIERSESAPPKLVHRFTIELRPSQTTDYIRASARHELGHALGIWGHSPLQTDALYFSQVRNPPGISVRDVNTLKQIYEQPTRLGWQL is encoded by the coding sequence TTGCGGCGTTGGTCACGGTTGACACGATTTTGGCTAGGGCTGGTTTTTACAGCCCTGTTTACAGTTTTAACGGTAGGCTGGCTGAATGCCTCAGGTATTGCGCAGGAGTCATCCGCACCCTCTACTCCACCCCTTCCTCCCCTACAGGTTCATCCACTGCCCGTCTCTCTAGCTCAATGGCAGGATGATACCCAACAGGGGAACTATTTTTTGCAGGTGAGCCCTACTGAAGTCGGTTATTTGATCTGGTCGCGTTTTCCAGTGCGGGTATTTGTTGAACCTGTTGATACAGCTTCGTCTGAAGCGAATCGCGATCGCGCCCAACACTGGGTTAATGCCGTCACTGAAGCCGTACAGGAGTGGAATCGGTATTTGCCTCTGACCATGGTTGAGTCAGCGGACAATGCTGATATTACTGTTTGGCGGCGATCGCCCACCCTCCAACAAAGTAATGGCACCTTGCGTGCTCGCTCCGCAGAAACTCGCTACACTCTATACATCGAGCGGAGTGAGAGTGCTCCACCGAAATTAGTTCATCGCTTCACGATTGAGTTGCGTCCCAGTCAGACCACTGATTACATTCGAGCGTCAGCCCGTCACGAATTAGGACACGCTTTAGGCATCTGGGGACATAGCCCCCTACAAACGGATGCCCTGTACTTTTCTCAAGTTCGCAATCCTCCGGGGATCTCCGTGCGAGATGTGAATACCCTGAAGCAGATCTATGAGCAACCCACTCGCCTGGGATGGCAACTATAG
- a CDS encoding cation diffusion facilitator family transporter, with product MVADRRSTVRKVLIITLILNLAVMGLKVFVGTVTGSLSLLADALHSITDSANNILGLVASHFSSPEPDRNHPYGHQKFEALGALGIAAFLGIACFEILQGAIARLIDGGEPVRIQGSELWLLLVVLGVNIFVAFYERYVGQRIDSPILLADAKHTMSDIWVTISVLAGLIGIWSLGFQWLDVVLSFPVALLVFWSGWTVLRDNLPWLVDEVAIAPEAIHDVVMQVPGVLNCHSIASRGLLGRQVFIEMHLIVDATDVETAHEITEAVEAHLEERFSPVRISIHVEPPRYHSNEISYSTGE from the coding sequence GTGGTTGCCGATCGCCGCTCAACCGTCCGCAAAGTTTTAATAATTACCCTCATACTCAACCTTGCAGTGATGGGGTTGAAGGTGTTTGTGGGTACTGTAACTGGTTCTCTGAGTTTGCTTGCGGATGCGCTACATAGCATTACAGACAGTGCAAATAATATTTTGGGACTCGTTGCCAGTCATTTCTCTTCCCCTGAACCCGACCGCAACCATCCCTATGGACACCAAAAATTTGAGGCATTGGGAGCCTTGGGGATCGCCGCTTTCCTGGGGATCGCTTGCTTTGAAATTTTACAAGGGGCGATCGCTCGTCTGATCGATGGAGGGGAACCCGTTCGCATCCAAGGTTCAGAGCTATGGCTGTTGTTAGTTGTTTTAGGAGTGAATATTTTTGTAGCTTTTTATGAACGCTATGTAGGGCAGCGGATCGATAGCCCCATTTTGTTGGCAGATGCCAAGCACACCATGAGCGATATTTGGGTCACGATCAGTGTGCTGGCAGGTTTGATTGGTATCTGGTCACTTGGGTTTCAGTGGTTAGATGTTGTCCTGTCTTTCCCAGTTGCGCTGCTGGTTTTTTGGAGTGGCTGGACGGTATTGCGAGACAATCTGCCCTGGCTCGTTGATGAGGTGGCGATCGCCCCAGAGGCAATTCACGATGTGGTGATGCAAGTTCCAGGAGTGCTCAACTGCCACAGCATCGCCTCTAGAGGCTTGTTAGGGCGACAGGTGTTTATTGAAATGCACTTAATTGTGGATGCGACGGATGTCGAAACGGCACACGAGATTACTGAAGCCGTAGAGGCTCATCTTGAAGAACGATTTAGCCCAGTGCGAATCAGCATCCATGTCGAACCACCTCGATATCACTCAAATGAGATCAGTTACTCTACAGGAGAGTAG
- a CDS encoding YcbK family protein, with product MTKQVLKIVKDTLFKREPKLSSELTAEQLCKIEAGKEFEIQSYAYADGDGDFDGHIKFALLNQSLQGFNTWYAYSPHIEVLFDGEVVYPQEEQASPLVLEIDQDTILKRQPVDSSKLPANEKVNISKGKVIELHSYAYADAKGSFNNHIKCAIADPDDYINGMSTWYVLDQHAHIELNDELVYPLPKTAAQPATIPTQTQPAQPAAGNFTGKKITLPGGKGVVYTDQPVVPGGVFTWGQVTHGGVRIPQQAAHVDNMVKLATQLEKARQQIGKPFRITSWYRPDPWNAKARGAKRSQHLTGSGVDVVVAGYSGRQLGQALMSWWPGGLGIYPGNRKHILHLDVGPKRKWGF from the coding sequence ATGACCAAGCAGGTCTTGAAAATTGTCAAGGATACCCTGTTCAAGCGGGAACCTAAGCTATCCAGTGAGCTCACTGCTGAACAACTCTGCAAAATTGAGGCTGGAAAGGAATTCGAGATTCAGTCTTATGCCTATGCAGATGGTGATGGAGATTTTGACGGGCATATCAAATTCGCCCTGTTAAATCAAAGCCTTCAGGGGTTCAATACCTGGTATGCCTACAGCCCGCACATTGAAGTTTTATTTGATGGCGAAGTTGTTTATCCACAAGAAGAGCAAGCCTCGCCCCTGGTTCTTGAGATCGATCAAGACACTATCTTAAAGCGTCAACCTGTTGATTCCTCTAAACTCCCGGCAAACGAAAAAGTTAACATCAGCAAAGGCAAGGTGATTGAGCTTCACTCCTATGCCTATGCTGACGCCAAGGGCAGCTTTAATAATCACATCAAATGTGCGATCGCTGATCCCGACGATTACATCAACGGAATGAGCACCTGGTATGTCTTAGACCAACATGCGCATATTGAGCTAAATGACGAATTGGTCTATCCATTACCTAAAACGGCGGCTCAACCCGCCACAATTCCGACTCAAACACAACCTGCACAACCCGCAGCAGGAAACTTTACTGGCAAGAAGATTACCCTGCCAGGTGGCAAAGGAGTTGTCTACACTGACCAACCTGTTGTTCCAGGGGGAGTGTTTACCTGGGGGCAGGTCACCCACGGTGGAGTAAGAATTCCACAGCAAGCGGCTCACGTTGATAACATGGTCAAACTTGCCACCCAGCTTGAGAAGGCCAGACAGCAGATCGGCAAACCCTTCCGAATCACCTCCTGGTATCGTCCAGATCCCTGGAATGCTAAGGCAAGAGGGGCAAAAAGAAGTCAACACCTTACGGGTAGTGGAGTTGATGTGGTCGTAGCAGGGTATAGCGGCAGACAACTGGGTCAAGCTCTTATGTCCTGGTGGCCCGGTGGTTTAGGGATCTATCCCGGTAACCGTAAGCATATTTTGCACCTGGATGTGGGTCCCAAGCGGAAGTGGGGTTTTTAA
- a CDS encoding nucleotidyltransferase family protein, whose amino-acid sequence MPHPDTQALQTILADSPVGLVLPAIASLKLPNWWLAGGAVRNTVWRSLFGDSCQLVIKDFDIAFFDAQGDREQELTAKDALTQQFPTYQFDVKNQASFARWRNGRRPYDSTEDGIADWLHTATAVGVRVDLQDHWQFFMPYGLDDLFQGVIRPTPAHYQDSAAEQKAATFLQQCPNLQLA is encoded by the coding sequence ATGCCCCATCCAGATACACAAGCCCTACAAACCATTCTGGCTGATTCCCCAGTAGGTTTAGTGTTACCTGCGATCGCCTCTCTCAAGTTGCCCAATTGGTGGTTGGCGGGTGGAGCGGTTCGCAATACCGTGTGGCGATCGCTGTTTGGCGATAGTTGTCAGTTAGTGATTAAAGACTTTGATATTGCATTCTTTGACGCCCAAGGAGATCGGGAGCAGGAGTTAACCGCCAAGGATGCCTTAACACAACAGTTTCCTACCTATCAATTTGATGTTAAGAATCAGGCAAGTTTTGCCCGTTGGCGCAATGGGCGTAGACCTTATGACAGTACTGAGGATGGCATTGCTGATTGGCTGCATACTGCAACAGCGGTAGGTGTCCGGGTTGACCTGCAAGATCACTGGCAGTTCTTTATGCCCTATGGGTTGGACGATCTGTTTCAGGGGGTGATTCGCCCGACTCCAGCCCACTATCAAGATTCCGCAGCGGAACAAAAAGCGGCTACTTTTTTGCAGCAATGTCCCAATTTGCAGTTGGCGTAG